The proteins below are encoded in one region of Pseudomonas sp. SCB32:
- a CDS encoding accessory factor UbiK family protein: MLPPKAFLDAISQQAGRLFGGESPLPKAELEAQFKVLMQSAFSKLDLVSRDEFDSQMVVLARTRARLEALEAKVAEMEARLSPPADAAPAE; the protein is encoded by the coding sequence ATGCTGCCGCCCAAAGCCTTCCTCGATGCCATCAGCCAACAAGCCGGACGCCTGTTCGGCGGCGAATCGCCCTTGCCGAAGGCCGAGCTGGAAGCCCAGTTCAAGGTTCTGATGCAGAGCGCCTTCAGCAAGCTCGACCTGGTCAGCCGTGACGAGTTCGACAGCCAGATGGTGGTGCTCGCCCGCACCCGCGCACGCCTCGAGGCCCTGGAAGCCAAGGTCGCGGAAATGGAAGCCAGGCTCTCGCCGCCCGCCGACGCCGCCCCAGCCGAGTAA
- the glnK gene encoding P-II family nitrogen regulator has translation MKLVTAIIKPFKLDDVRESLSEIGVQGITVTEVKGFGRQKGHTELYRGAEYVVDFLPKVKIDVAIADDQLDRVIEAITKAANTGKIGDGKIFVVNLEQAIRIRTGETGTDAI, from the coding sequence ATGAAGCTAGTCACAGCCATCATCAAGCCGTTCAAGCTGGACGACGTTCGTGAGTCGCTGTCCGAGATCGGCGTGCAGGGCATCACTGTGACCGAAGTCAAGGGCTTCGGCCGGCAGAAGGGCCACACCGAGCTGTACCGTGGCGCGGAATACGTCGTCGATTTCCTGCCTAAGGTGAAGATCGACGTCGCCATCGCCGATGACCAACTGGATCGTGTTATCGAAGCCATCACCAAGGCCGCCAACACCGGGAAGATCGGTGACGGCAAGATCTTTGTCGTAAATCTGGAACAGGCCATTCGTATCCGTACCGGCGAAACCGGCACCGACGCGATCTAA